One segment of Nyctibius grandis isolate bNycGra1 chromosome 11, bNycGra1.pri, whole genome shotgun sequence DNA contains the following:
- the APOF gene encoding apolipoprotein F has translation ATPDKGGHKGAAGAAAAAAGRGRGRQRAGRPGAAAMPQALLFLLLLLLGLGGSAPATIPPGAGDRAAVLPGAGDRAAARALLTELAELVPPRALPGRGVPCQALRPEALPGFGQLPPPPRALARAAMALALSGAACAAQAEAEVLRLYRELGPPRAAAVLRGLARLRGAPAPPALTLLLRLARPGGSAPVRPRVAPAQPQGPAAGTQPTPPGVPAVGPSAKGTRVPRGACARPPACYRVPRHRSRRRREDEDPCAPPGEREAHGVLAWVPGVSTFYNLGTSLYFAVQGCEALASARALEVAEDLGYAGLAALTAGAGGPVALGLQLGLQPGLKAGVRALIGYFTSDGDPPPAPTAHSGPVLII, from the exons GCAACACCCGATAAGGGCGGCCATAAAGgggccgcgggggcggcggccgcAGCGGCCGGACGGGGCAGGGGACGGCAGCGAGCGG GCCGGCCTGGAGCTGCCGCCATGCCCCAggctctgctcttcctcctcctcctcctcctcggcctGGGGGGCAGCGCCCCAGCCACCATCCCCCCCGGTGCCGGTGACCGGGCTGCCGTCCTCCCCGGTGCTGGTGACCGGGCCGCGGCGCGGGCGCTCCTGACAGAGCTGGCGGAGCTCGTCCCGCCGCGGGCGCTGCCGGGGCGCGGGGTCCCGTGCCAGGCCCTGCGCCCCGAGGCGCTGCCCGGCTTCGGCcagctcccgccgccgccccgtGCCCTGGCCCGCGCCGCCATGGCCCTGGCACTGAGCGGGGCCGCCTGCGCCGCCCAGGCCGAGGCCGAGGTGCTGCGGCTGTACCGGGagctgggacccccccgggcCGCCGCGGTGCTGCGGGGACTGGCGCGGCTGCGGGGCGCCCCGGCACCCCCGGCCCTGACCCTCCTCCTCCGCCTGGCGCGGCCGGGGGGCTCTGCCCCGGTACGGCCCCGCGTGGCACCCGCACAGCCCcagggccccgccgccggcaccCAGCCCACCCCACCCGGGGTGCCGGCCGTGGGGCCCTCGGCCAAGGGGACCCGGGTGCCCCGGGGGGCCTGTGCCCGGCCGCCTGCATGCTACCGCGTCCCCCGGCACCGGTCCCGGCGCCGGCGGGAGGACGAGGACCCCTGCGCCCCGCCGGGGGAGCGGGAGGCCCACGGGGTGCTGGCGTGGGTGCCGGGCGTCAGCACCTTCTACAACCTGGGCACCAGCCTCTACTTCGCCGTGCAGGGCTGCGAGGCGCTGGCCTCCGCGCGGGCCCTGGAGGTGGCCGAGGACCTGGGCTACGCCGGCCTGGCCGCCCTCACCGCCGGCGCCGGCGGCCCCGTGgcgctggggctgcagctggggctgcagccggGGCTCAAGGCCGGCGTGCGGGCGCTCATCGGCTACTTCACCTCGGACGGCgaccccccgcccgcccccaccGCCCACAGCGGCCCCGTCCTCATCATCTGA
- the STAT2 gene encoding signal transducer and activator of transcription 2 isoform X1 — protein MAQWQEVQSLANACLEQVHQLYAGAALPMVVRQCLAAWIEDQNWRQAAEPLSSHARMLFHSLLALLGERLGSPGLGDEDFMLKHNLRKARRDLQAEFEECPEKFANVVANLLQEERRILRLGQAGAQRGAAPAPSTPPESDREQQIQRRLAEFHVALQEAERAFRHLEDLQDAFDFCFKVHYLPGEDRTSDPQYAQQVQALQAKLQILDRQRREVLAQLQQLLGRSETLRDFLQQELGAWRERQQRACLGAPADTRLRPLETWFTELGQGLFQLLQLLRALGELRQKVTYERDPLKAETPLLERRLRELLTYLLQRAFVVEQQPSMPNPCKRPLVLRTAGKFSARARLLVRLHDRNHHMEAKIHIDRDPPKIKGFRKFNILTSSSKTLLAGDSPQEGLICDFQYLTLKEQKDSRSGKGSKGAGEGPLAVTEELHLITFTLAYAYCGLELELETSTLPFVIISNNNQLSSAWASVLWFNMLSGDPKDQQFFSAPPLAPWPRLAEVLSWQFESVAERGLGRDHLLMLAEKLFGSKPSPESTVTWPKFSKDSASGFSFWAWLDGILGLLQEHLKQLWKDGLILGFVSRKQEKKLLKGKRTGTFLIRFSESVLGGVTCTWVEHPESGSPAFRAVVPYTAAELASLALPDIIRDYQLLVEENIPENPLRFLYPDTPRDEAFGPYYSQRQEGNLTEQKKYLNRRLIRVSSRQANESWQTEEELVAATENLETLQLQPDGLGTPRPGGLAPLQPRGPGTPQVTSGNLGTLQVMAGSPGMLQPSSPGTLQPRGSGTLQPGPQGPEPPQLLQVGSGVSEMLQPGIGELEPQLVLQLVPEGQGTLQVLPGVLGMLQHMGPGDQGTQQAGTGAVEPQLVLQLVPEGQGPLQVLPGGLGTLQPVAGDTGMLQPGAVEPGLVPEGQGPLPPELRDLEPLPQSPDMQELLESLVEELEPGSGTLATLEAAELMPDMLEAMDGALEGLGPALASSTALLDPRDPFLPQPEDAAVPAVSSLFATDFPPLHIDANDFQ, from the exons atGGCGCAGTGGCAGGAGGTGCAGAGCTTGGCCAACGCGTGCCTGGAGCAGGTCCACCAGCTGTACGCCGGGGCGGCGCTGCCCATGGTGGTACGGCAGTGCCTGGCCGCCTGGATCGAGGACCAGAACTG GCGGCAGGCGGCCGAGCCGCTCTCCTCCCACGCCCGGATGCTCTTCCACTCCTTGCTGGCGCTGCTGGGCGAGCGCCTGGGCAGCCCGGGGCTGGGCGACGAGGACTTCATGCTGAAGCACAACCTGCGCAAGGCCCGCCGCGACCTCCAG GCCGAGTTCGAGGAGTGCCCGGAGAAGTTCGCCAACGTGGTGGccaacctgctgcaggaggagcgGCGGATCCTGCGCCTGGGGCAGGCGGGGGCGCAG AGGGGGGCCGCCCCGGCACCCAGCACGCCCCCGGAGAGCGACCGGGAGCAGCAGATCCAGCGGCGCTTGGCCGAGTTCCACGTGGCGCTGCAG GAGGCCGAACGCGCCTTCCGGCACCTCGAGGACCTGCAGGACGCCTTCGACTTCTGCTTCAAGGTGCACTACCTGCCGG gcgaGGACCGGACCAGCGACCCCCAGTACGCCCAGCAGGTCCAGGCCCTCCAGGCCAAGCTGCAGATCCTCGACCGGCAGCGGAGG gagGTGCTGGcgcagctgcagcagcttctgggGCGCAGCGAGACCCTGCGGGActtcctgcagcaggagctgggggccTGGCGGGAGCGGCAGCAGCGCGCCTGCCTGGGGGCCCCTGCCGACACCCGCCTGCGCCCGCTCGAGACCTG GTTCACGGAGCTGGGCCAGGggctcttccagctgctgcagctgctgcggGCGCTGGGGGAGCTGCGGCAGAAGGTGACGTACGAGAGGGACCCGCTGAAGGCAGAGACCCCCCTCCTGGAGCGGCGGCTGCGGGAGCTGCTCACCTACCTGCTGCAGAG GGCCTTCGTGgtggagcagcagcccagcatGCCCAACCCCTGCAAGCGGCCGCTGGTGCTGCGCACGGCCGGCAAGTTCTCGGCCCGCGCCCGCCTGCTCGTCCGCCTGCACGACCGCAACCACCACATGGAGGCTAAGATCCACATCGACAG ggacccccccaagATAAAGGG GTTTCGCAAGTTCAACATCCTGACGTCGAGCAGCAAAACGCTCCTGGCAGGGGACAGTCCCCAGGAAGGGCTCATCTGCGACTTCCAGTACCTC ACGCTGAAGGAGCAGAAGGACAGCAGGTCGGGCAAGGGCAGCAAAGGTGCCGGCGAG GGTCCCCTGGCCGTGACCGAGGAGCTGCACCTCATCACCTTCACGCTGGCGTACGCCTACTgcgggctggagctggagctggag ACCTCCACGCTGCCCTTCGTCATCATCTCCAACAACAACCAGCTCTCCAGCGCCTGGGCCTCCGTCCTCTGGTTCAACATGCTCAGCGGTGACCCTAAG GACCAGCAGTTCTTCTCCGCGCCGCCCCTGGCACCGTGGCCCCGGCTGGCCGAGGTGCTGAGCTGGCAGTTCGAGAGCGTGGCCGAGCGGGGCCTGGGCCGGGACCACCTCCTCATGCTGGCCGAGAAGCTCTTCG GCTCAAAGCCGTCTCCTGAGAGCACCGTGACCTGGCCCAAGTTCTCCAAG GACAGCGCCTCCGGCTTCTCCTTCTGGGCCTGGCTGGACGGGATCCTGGGGCTGCTCCAGGAGCACCTCAAGCAGCTCTGGAAGGACGG GCTCATCCTGGGCTTCGTGAGCCGGAAGCAAGAgaagaagctgctgaaggggAAGCGGACGGGGACGTTCCTGATCCGGTTCAGCGAGAGCGTCCTGGGGGGGGTCACCTGCACCTGGGTGGAGCACCCCGAGAGCG ggTCCCCCGCGTTCCGGGCGGTGGTTCCCTACACCGCGGCCGAGCTGGCGTCCCTGGCGCTGCCCGACATCATCCGCGACTACCAGCTGCTGGTGGAGGAGAACATCCCCGAGAACCCGCTGCGGTTCCTGTACCCCGACACCCCCCGCGACGAGGCCTTCGGGCCCTACTACAGCCAGCGGCAGGAGG GGAACCTGACGGAGCAGAAGAAATACCTGAACCGGCGCCTCATCCGCGTGTCCTCCCG CCAGGCCAATGAGTCGTGGCAGACAGAAGAGGAGTTGGTGGCTGCTACAGAAAACCTGGAGacgctgcagctgcagcccgATGGCCTGGGGACACCACGGCCCGGTGGCCTGGCACCGCTGCAGCCCAGGGGCCCGGGGACGCCGCAGGTCACGTCTGGGAACCTGGGGACGCTGCAGGTGATGGCCGGGAGCCCGGGGATGCTGCAGCCCTCGAGCCCGGGGACGCTGCAGCCCAGGGGCTCGGGGACGCTGCAGCCAGGACCCCAAGGCCCAGAGCCACCgcagctgctgcaggtgggATCGGGGGTCTCGGAGATGCTGCAGCCGGGGATTGGGGAGCTGGAGCCgcagctggtgctgcagctggTCCCCGAGGGCCAGGGGACGCTGCAGGTGCTGcccggggtgctggggatgctgcagcacaTGGGACCCGGGGACCAGGGGACACAGCAAGCGGGGACCGGGGCTGTGGAGCCAcagctggtgctgcagctggTCCCCGAGGGCCAGGGGCCACTGCAGGTGCTGCCCGGGGGGCTGGGGACGCTGCAGCCGGTGGCCGGGGACACGGGGATGCTGCAGCCGGGGGCTGTGGAGCCAGGGCTGGTCCCCGAGGGGCAGGGGCCACTGCCACCGGAGCTGAGGGACCTGGAGCCGCTGCCCCAGAGCCCGGACATGCAGGAGCTCCTGGAGTCGCTggtggaggagctggagccGGGCTCGGGGACGCTGGCGACACTGGAGGCAGCGGAGCTGATGCCGGACATGCTGGAGGCCATGGACGGGGCGCTGGAGGGGCTGGGCCCCGCGCTGGCCA GCAGCACCGCGCTCCTGGACCCCCGCGACCCGTTCCTGCCGCAGCCCGAGGACGCGGCCGTGCCCGCCGTCAGCTCCCTCTTTGCCACCGACTTCCCCCCGCTCCACATCGACGCCAACGACTTCCAGTga
- the STAT2 gene encoding signal transducer and activator of transcription 2 isoform X2: MAQWQEVQSLANACLEQVHQLYAGAALPMVVRQCLAAWIEDQNWRQAAEPLSSHARMLFHSLLALLGERLGSPGLGDEDFMLKHNLRKARRDLQAEFEECPEKFANVVANLLQEERRILRLGQAGAQRGAAPAPSTPPESDREQQIQRRLAEFHVALQEAERAFRHLEDLQDAFDFCFKVHYLPGEDRTSDPQYAQQVQALQAKLQILDRQRREVLAQLQQLLGRSETLRDFLQQELGAWRERQQRACLGAPADTRLRPLETWFTELGQGLFQLLQLLRALGELRQKVTYERDPLKAETPLLERRLRELLTYLLQRAFVVEQQPSMPNPCKRPLVLRTAGKFSARARLLVRLHDRNHHMEAKIHIDRFRKFNILTSSSKTLLAGDSPQEGLICDFQYLTLKEQKDSRSGKGSKGAGEGPLAVTEELHLITFTLAYAYCGLELELETSTLPFVIISNNNQLSSAWASVLWFNMLSGDPKDQQFFSAPPLAPWPRLAEVLSWQFESVAERGLGRDHLLMLAEKLFGSKPSPESTVTWPKFSKDSASGFSFWAWLDGILGLLQEHLKQLWKDGLILGFVSRKQEKKLLKGKRTGTFLIRFSESVLGGVTCTWVEHPESGSPAFRAVVPYTAAELASLALPDIIRDYQLLVEENIPENPLRFLYPDTPRDEAFGPYYSQRQEGNLTEQKKYLNRRLIRVSSRQANESWQTEEELVAATENLETLQLQPDGLGTPRPGGLAPLQPRGPGTPQVTSGNLGTLQVMAGSPGMLQPSSPGTLQPRGSGTLQPGPQGPEPPQLLQVGSGVSEMLQPGIGELEPQLVLQLVPEGQGTLQVLPGVLGMLQHMGPGDQGTQQAGTGAVEPQLVLQLVPEGQGPLQVLPGGLGTLQPVAGDTGMLQPGAVEPGLVPEGQGPLPPELRDLEPLPQSPDMQELLESLVEELEPGSGTLATLEAAELMPDMLEAMDGALEGLGPALASSTALLDPRDPFLPQPEDAAVPAVSSLFATDFPPLHIDANDFQ, from the exons atGGCGCAGTGGCAGGAGGTGCAGAGCTTGGCCAACGCGTGCCTGGAGCAGGTCCACCAGCTGTACGCCGGGGCGGCGCTGCCCATGGTGGTACGGCAGTGCCTGGCCGCCTGGATCGAGGACCAGAACTG GCGGCAGGCGGCCGAGCCGCTCTCCTCCCACGCCCGGATGCTCTTCCACTCCTTGCTGGCGCTGCTGGGCGAGCGCCTGGGCAGCCCGGGGCTGGGCGACGAGGACTTCATGCTGAAGCACAACCTGCGCAAGGCCCGCCGCGACCTCCAG GCCGAGTTCGAGGAGTGCCCGGAGAAGTTCGCCAACGTGGTGGccaacctgctgcaggaggagcgGCGGATCCTGCGCCTGGGGCAGGCGGGGGCGCAG AGGGGGGCCGCCCCGGCACCCAGCACGCCCCCGGAGAGCGACCGGGAGCAGCAGATCCAGCGGCGCTTGGCCGAGTTCCACGTGGCGCTGCAG GAGGCCGAACGCGCCTTCCGGCACCTCGAGGACCTGCAGGACGCCTTCGACTTCTGCTTCAAGGTGCACTACCTGCCGG gcgaGGACCGGACCAGCGACCCCCAGTACGCCCAGCAGGTCCAGGCCCTCCAGGCCAAGCTGCAGATCCTCGACCGGCAGCGGAGG gagGTGCTGGcgcagctgcagcagcttctgggGCGCAGCGAGACCCTGCGGGActtcctgcagcaggagctgggggccTGGCGGGAGCGGCAGCAGCGCGCCTGCCTGGGGGCCCCTGCCGACACCCGCCTGCGCCCGCTCGAGACCTG GTTCACGGAGCTGGGCCAGGggctcttccagctgctgcagctgctgcggGCGCTGGGGGAGCTGCGGCAGAAGGTGACGTACGAGAGGGACCCGCTGAAGGCAGAGACCCCCCTCCTGGAGCGGCGGCTGCGGGAGCTGCTCACCTACCTGCTGCAGAG GGCCTTCGTGgtggagcagcagcccagcatGCCCAACCCCTGCAAGCGGCCGCTGGTGCTGCGCACGGCCGGCAAGTTCTCGGCCCGCGCCCGCCTGCTCGTCCGCCTGCACGACCGCAACCACCACATGGAGGCTAAGATCCACATCGACAG GTTTCGCAAGTTCAACATCCTGACGTCGAGCAGCAAAACGCTCCTGGCAGGGGACAGTCCCCAGGAAGGGCTCATCTGCGACTTCCAGTACCTC ACGCTGAAGGAGCAGAAGGACAGCAGGTCGGGCAAGGGCAGCAAAGGTGCCGGCGAG GGTCCCCTGGCCGTGACCGAGGAGCTGCACCTCATCACCTTCACGCTGGCGTACGCCTACTgcgggctggagctggagctggag ACCTCCACGCTGCCCTTCGTCATCATCTCCAACAACAACCAGCTCTCCAGCGCCTGGGCCTCCGTCCTCTGGTTCAACATGCTCAGCGGTGACCCTAAG GACCAGCAGTTCTTCTCCGCGCCGCCCCTGGCACCGTGGCCCCGGCTGGCCGAGGTGCTGAGCTGGCAGTTCGAGAGCGTGGCCGAGCGGGGCCTGGGCCGGGACCACCTCCTCATGCTGGCCGAGAAGCTCTTCG GCTCAAAGCCGTCTCCTGAGAGCACCGTGACCTGGCCCAAGTTCTCCAAG GACAGCGCCTCCGGCTTCTCCTTCTGGGCCTGGCTGGACGGGATCCTGGGGCTGCTCCAGGAGCACCTCAAGCAGCTCTGGAAGGACGG GCTCATCCTGGGCTTCGTGAGCCGGAAGCAAGAgaagaagctgctgaaggggAAGCGGACGGGGACGTTCCTGATCCGGTTCAGCGAGAGCGTCCTGGGGGGGGTCACCTGCACCTGGGTGGAGCACCCCGAGAGCG ggTCCCCCGCGTTCCGGGCGGTGGTTCCCTACACCGCGGCCGAGCTGGCGTCCCTGGCGCTGCCCGACATCATCCGCGACTACCAGCTGCTGGTGGAGGAGAACATCCCCGAGAACCCGCTGCGGTTCCTGTACCCCGACACCCCCCGCGACGAGGCCTTCGGGCCCTACTACAGCCAGCGGCAGGAGG GGAACCTGACGGAGCAGAAGAAATACCTGAACCGGCGCCTCATCCGCGTGTCCTCCCG CCAGGCCAATGAGTCGTGGCAGACAGAAGAGGAGTTGGTGGCTGCTACAGAAAACCTGGAGacgctgcagctgcagcccgATGGCCTGGGGACACCACGGCCCGGTGGCCTGGCACCGCTGCAGCCCAGGGGCCCGGGGACGCCGCAGGTCACGTCTGGGAACCTGGGGACGCTGCAGGTGATGGCCGGGAGCCCGGGGATGCTGCAGCCCTCGAGCCCGGGGACGCTGCAGCCCAGGGGCTCGGGGACGCTGCAGCCAGGACCCCAAGGCCCAGAGCCACCgcagctgctgcaggtgggATCGGGGGTCTCGGAGATGCTGCAGCCGGGGATTGGGGAGCTGGAGCCgcagctggtgctgcagctggTCCCCGAGGGCCAGGGGACGCTGCAGGTGCTGcccggggtgctggggatgctgcagcacaTGGGACCCGGGGACCAGGGGACACAGCAAGCGGGGACCGGGGCTGTGGAGCCAcagctggtgctgcagctggTCCCCGAGGGCCAGGGGCCACTGCAGGTGCTGCCCGGGGGGCTGGGGACGCTGCAGCCGGTGGCCGGGGACACGGGGATGCTGCAGCCGGGGGCTGTGGAGCCAGGGCTGGTCCCCGAGGGGCAGGGGCCACTGCCACCGGAGCTGAGGGACCTGGAGCCGCTGCCCCAGAGCCCGGACATGCAGGAGCTCCTGGAGTCGCTggtggaggagctggagccGGGCTCGGGGACGCTGGCGACACTGGAGGCAGCGGAGCTGATGCCGGACATGCTGGAGGCCATGGACGGGGCGCTGGAGGGGCTGGGCCCCGCGCTGGCCA GCAGCACCGCGCTCCTGGACCCCCGCGACCCGTTCCTGCCGCAGCCCGAGGACGCGGCCGTGCCCGCCGTCAGCTCCCTCTTTGCCACCGACTTCCCCCCGCTCCACATCGACGCCAACGACTTCCAGTga
- the IL23A gene encoding interleukin-23 subunit alpha produces MAPLRRLCFCLWLPLLLPPPAAPAPAPTPTPAPVPRPDWAACRSLSRELSRLVATLKEPHRVLEETHLSEEDPKNWPPRIRCSDACDPSTLDTNNTRCLRRILQGLQHYRDLLGSDIFTARRLPQLEAALDQLLGLVQQEHGRPPRRPVAPSAAWEHALLQRLALQRLQSFAAIMSRVFTHSASPR; encoded by the exons AtggccccgctccgccgcctctgcttctgcctctggctcccgctgctgctgccgccgcccgcggccccggccccggccccgacACCGACCCCGGCCCCGGTCCCCCGCCCCGACTGGGCCGCCTGCAGGAGCCTCTCCCGGGAGCTGTCGCGGCTGGTGGCGACGCTCAAGGAGCCGCACCGGGTCCTG GAGGAGACGCACCTGAGCGAGGAGGACCCCAAGAACTGGCCCCCCCGGATCCGCTGCAGCGACGCCTGCGACCCCTCCACACTGGACACGAACAACACG cgCTGCCTGCGGCGCATCctgcaggggctgcagcactACCGGGACCTGCTGGGCTCCGACATCTTCACCGCCCGCCGCCTGCCCCAGCTGGAGGCTGCGCTGGACCAGCTGCTGGGCCTCGTccag CAGGAGCacggccgcccgccccggcgcccCGTGGCCCCGAGCGCGGCCTGGGAGCACGCGCTGCTGCAGCGCCTGGCGCTCCAGCGGCTCCAGTCCTTCGCCGCCATCATGAGCCGCGTCTTCACCCACAGCGCCAGCCCCCGCTGA